The following coding sequences are from one Eucalyptus grandis isolate ANBG69807.140 chromosome 11, ASM1654582v1, whole genome shotgun sequence window:
- the LOC120290000 gene encoding probable receptor-like protein kinase At5g20050: MITISVNGDGLSAQVETNPPQIYFNFEANTWDTSIKISYVEFVNGSLSWFSNSTSNGSLFSIPSASSKQHMTLGSDGHLRAYESGSVEVADLFKWYLDDCAYPTPCGQYGICSNGQCSCPASSGGTSYFQPVDARQPQLGCFENGLLSCGASQQQSLLEQENIAYFSFTPNLEHIDASSCKEACAKNCSCKAAIFQYESNRTNGSCYLPTQVFSLMNIDKETSLYNSTAFLKVQNLNKVQNLTNEAPYTPVDNPMSNRLPKILGSSLGALFTMMILIVAIVLFVQKRDDNQAEEDYLDQVPEVLNRFAYNDLETITNGFNKKLGEGGFGSVFEGTLSDGTKVAVKRLDGFGQVKKSFLAEVETIGRIHHVNLVRLVGFCAQKSHRLLIYEYMSNGSLDRWIFHKSNECVLDWQQRKKIILDIAQGLNYLHEECRQKIVHLDIKPQNILLDGNFNAKVADFGLSKLIDRDQSQVFTTMRGTPGYLAPEWLSAAITEKVDVYSFGVVILEIVCGRKIFDRCLDEKDMNLLSLFKRKAEEERLLDIVDKSSGDMQLNGLHAVRMMRIAAWCLQGDYMKRPSMSVVIKALEGIVEVQEDLDYDFFAQPSTSGAARFDPMDVEFNAATALLPSVLSGPR; this comes from the coding sequence ATGATTACGATTTCCGTGAATGGCGATGGTTTATCTGCTCAAGTGGAGACTAATCCTCCTCAAATCTATTTCAACTTCGAAGCTAACACTTGGGATACAAGTATCAAGATTTCATATGTTGAGTTTGTAAATGGAAGCTTGTCTTGGTTCTCAAATTCTACCTCGAATGGGAGCTTGTTTTCAATCCCTTCGGCATCTTCAAAACAACACATGACGCTAGGCTCAGATGGGCATTTGAGAGCGTATGAGTCTGGGAGCGTAGAAGTGGCCGATCTTTTCAAATGGTATCTCGATGACTGTGCCTATCCGACGCCGTGTGGGCAATATGGAATTTGTTCCAATGGGCAATGTAGTTGTCCGGCTTCAAGTGGGGGCACGAGCTACTTCCAGCCAGTAGATGCTAGGCAGCCTCAGCTTGGGTGTTTCGAGAATGGTCTGTTGTCTTGTGGGGCTTCACAACAACAAAGTCTTCTGGAGCAAGAAAATATCGCGTATTTTAGTTTCACTCCAAATCTCGAGCATATAGATGCTTCAAGTTGTAAAGAGGCTTGTGCAAAGAATTGTTCATGCAAAGCAGCTATATTTCAATATGAATCGAATCGCACTAACGGTAGTTGTTACTTACCAACTCAGGTATTTTCACTTATGAACATTGACAAGGAAACAAGTCTTTATAATTCTACTGCTTTCCTCAAAGTACAAAATTTGAACAAAGTACAAAATTTGACCAATGAAGCTCCTTATACTCCAGTTGACAATCCTATGAGCAACCGTCTCCCTAAAATACTTGGGTCCAGCCTTGGAGCTCTCTTTACCATGATGATTTTGATCGTAGCCATAGTTTTGTTTGTTCAAAAGAGAGATGATAATCAAGCAGAGGAGGATTACCTTGATCAAGTACCCGAAGTGCTTAATAGATTCGCATACAACGATCTAGAAACCATCACAAACGGATTCAATAAAAAGCTCGGCGAAGGTGGTTTTGGTTCTGTTTTCGAAGGTACTCTAAGTGACGGCACAAAGGTTGCAGTGAAACGCCTAGATGGTTTTGGGCAAGTTAAGAAATCCTTTCTAGCCGAAGTTGAGACTATTGGCAGAATCCATCACGTGAACTTGGTAAGACTTGTAGGATTTTGCGCTCAGAAATCCCACAGGCTCCTTATCTATGAGTACATGTCAAATGGGTCACTAGATAGATGGATCTTTCACAAATCCAATGAATGTGTTCTCGATTggcaacaaaggaagaagataattCTCGATATAGCACAAGGACTCAATTATCTTCATGAAGAGTGCAGACAGAAGATAGTTCACTTAGACATTAAACCTCAAAATATCCTCTTGGATGGAAATTTCAATGCTAAGGTTGCTGATTTTGGGTTATCCAAGTTGATAGACAGGGACCAAAGCCAAGTTTTCACAACCATGAGAGGAACTCCAGGTTATTTGGCCCCCGAGTGGCTGAGTGCAGCAATCACCGAAAAGGTCGACGTGTATAGCTTTGGCGTGGTAATCTTGGAGATAGTGTGTGGGAGAAAAATCTTCGATCGCTGTCTAGATGAAAAAGACATGAATTTACTCAGCCTTTTTAAGCGAAAGGCAGAAGAGGAACGATTGTTGGACATTGTGGATAAGTCTAGTGGTGACATGCAACTAAACGGACTGCATGCTGTGAGAATGATGAGGATTGCCGCATGGTGCTTGCAAGGAGACTATATGAAGAGGCCTTCCATGTCCGTGGTCATCAAGGCGTTAGAGGGCATCGTGGAAGTTCAAGAAGACTTGGATTATGACTTCTTTGCTCAGCCTTCAACTAGTGGAGCAGCAAGATTCGATCCCATGGATGTTGAATTCAATGCTGCCACTGCATTATTGCCCTCAGTCCTAAGCGGTCCACGATAA